In Nitrospirota bacterium, the DNA window TTTAGAAGGTATTAACAGCCTGATCCAGGCAGCCAAGGCAAAGGCGCGAGGCTACCGCACAACACGTAATCTTATTACCATAATTTACCTCATTGGGGGAAAACTTGATTTCCGTTTACCCACATGAATCAGCGAGGAACCAATAAAATTGATAAAATTCTATGGTTGATTTTTAATTTCAGAAAATCTCTTGTACAACATACCCCACTTGTCATCTTTATGTTTACTATTAACCCGGCAACTATTCAGAGAGACATATTCGTCAAAATCAACCACGTAAGAACTTGTTGTGAAACTCTTGTTTTGTCACCCCCGAACTAAATTCAGGGCAGGCTCTGAACTTGTTTCAGTATTGTTTCAGGCTTGGCAAGGCGAATAGACTGCGTCTCATAAGTCATTGATTCTTAGAGATTCTGAAATAAATTCAGAATGACATATATCGTTTTTTTTCTGTTTGTGCAACAAACTTTTAACCAGCTAAAAACTCTGTATTTATTTGCCGGTTTGCTAAAATAAAGTTTTAATAAAAACATACCAATAATTATAGACCAGGCACCGAAAAGTAATCGCAAGGAAATATTTGTAATCATGGGATTGCCCTTTGTTTTTAATTTTTGAATTTAACGTCAAAATCTGCAGGGCGTATTACACATCCGCTGGGTTGTTAGAGTTGGTTATATTTCATAAATTCGGAAGGGGGTATTCCGGGAATAATTTCTGCCATTCTTCTTTTGTATAATTCGCCCAGGGATTTTCAAAACCGGGGTTCGCGATAAGTTCTTCTTTCCTCCAGCTCAGCACATTCCGGAGCTCTTTTTCAAGTTCTCCGTAAAGATCGATTTGATTAATTGCAAATGTTTTTTTATCACCCCACTTTGAATACATTGTAAAGGTGTCATATTCACATATTTGCCAATAGCTGACTAATTGCACTGTTGCATCATCTTCCCGGTAAATTCCGACTCCTCCGATGCCTCCCTCAGGATGACGAAAACGAAAGCACCACCCTTTTGTGTCATGGTAATATTTGTCTATGTATAAATTGAATTTTTGTGCAAACTTATTAAGAATCTCCGCCCGGCTATCAAAAAATGCCCTGATTTTATCCCATTCTTCTCTTGATGTAGTATAATCACCATTAGGCATATTTTATAAACGCCTGATCTAACGTATAGTATACGATTTTCCGGCTTCCCACTTAATGATTAAAAGTATAGCACATCTTAAAATTTTCTCAAACCCTTAATCCGTTTTTCTCCATTCCCGGCGTCTTTAATTTGTCTGAGATTTTCTTTGTATATTGATGTTAAAATTGCGGGATACAAATACGGATTCAAAAGGGGTTATATGCAGAAAATACAGGATATTATTGAAGAGATAAACAATCTCGAAAAAAGATTATCTTTGGAAATTCAGAAAAAAGAGAAGGAGTTCTCCTATGAAATTCATGGGAAGAAGGTCAGGTTTGAAGAAGAGGTCAAACAATACCATAAAGCTTTTGCAACAAAGACTTACAAGTATATAGTCAATGCTGATTGGTTAAGCATACTGACGGTTCCGGTAGTATGGTTTGGTATTGTTACAGCAGTTCTCCTGGATTCTTTTGTCACAACTTATCAGTTTATTTGTTTTCCGGTGTATAAAATCCCGAAAGTAAAACGGAGCGACTATATAGTGATAGATCGTCATGCCCTTAAATACCTTAATGCAATAGAAAAGCTAAACTGCATGTATTGCGGGTATTTTAACGGCTTGATCGCCTATGTACAGGAAATAGCTGCCAGAACCGAACAATATTGGTGTCCGATCAAGCATGCCAGAAGAATCCGCAGCATTCACAGTCGCTACAGAAAATTCCTGGAGTATGGAGACGCAGAGGAATACCGGAAGAGAATCGAAGAGGTCAGAAGAGATTTTGCTGATATAAATGAAAATACAGGGGTTTAGCCTTCGGTCTTCAGCCTATTAACCTAAGCACTTACAATCTGAGGTAAACCTTGACAATACTAAGTCTGCAGAATATAAAGATAGCATTTGGCGGCCCTGAATTGATTGATGGAGTTACGCTTAATGTGGAGGCAGGGGAGCGTGTCTGCCTGGTCGGCAGGAATGGTGCGGGTAAATCCACTCTTGTCAGGATAATCAGCGGAGAAATTCTTCCTGATGCGGGTGAGGTTATATATTCCCAGGGACTGCGAATTGCCTCTCTTCCCCAGCAAGTTCCCCATGACCTCAGTGGTACGGTATTTGACGTGGTCTCAGAAGGGCTGGGAAAGATAGTCGGCTTGATCTCTGAATACCACCTGACAAGTCACCAATTGTCATCCGATCATAATGAAGGGGCACTCTTGAAAC includes these proteins:
- a CDS encoding transposase — protein: LEGINSLIQAAKAKARGYRTTRNLITIIYLIGGKLDFRLPT